In Alkalihalobacterium alkalinitrilicum, a genomic segment contains:
- a CDS encoding sodium:calcium antiporter, translating into MVFILFFLCAVVTVICAIKLSTYADALSEKTALGGMMVGTVLLAGATSLPEVTTSISAIMLDNPDIAIGNVLGSNMFNLLILASFDLYFRKKQIFKGASGEHFYTASIGFLLAVTTLLALSLKLNFTFLGIGIDTLLIITIYAVGMFVLTNLSKKEQIINVDPVEEEEKSKLNSSAISLKRAVYGFIIAAIVILVTGTFLTITGDRIAVITGLGSSFVGSFLIAATTSLPEAIAVLIAIQLRNYNLAIGSILGSNLFNMVILVGTDVLYQQGGVLSFVSPVNQITAAAVSVLSVIILYSLLRKNYHSATTYTFPSVLLIIIYFVSSYLIFVH; encoded by the coding sequence ATGGTATTTATATTATTTTTTTTATGTGCAGTTGTGACGGTGATATGTGCCATTAAACTGTCTACTTATGCTGATGCTCTAAGTGAAAAAACGGCATTAGGTGGTATGATGGTTGGAACCGTTCTTTTAGCAGGTGCAACATCACTTCCTGAAGTTACGACAAGCATCTCAGCGATAATGCTCGATAATCCAGATATCGCGATTGGTAATGTTTTGGGTAGTAATATGTTTAATTTATTAATCCTTGCTAGCTTTGACTTATATTTCCGTAAAAAACAAATATTCAAAGGTGCCTCTGGAGAACATTTTTATACTGCCAGTATCGGTTTTTTATTAGCTGTAACCACACTTCTAGCTCTATCGTTAAAACTTAACTTTACATTCTTAGGCATCGGCATTGATACGTTACTAATCATTACAATATATGCAGTTGGCATGTTTGTGCTCACGAATCTTTCAAAAAAAGAACAAATCATTAACGTGGATCCTGTAGAAGAAGAAGAAAAAAGTAAACTGAACTCGTCAGCGATATCATTAAAAAGAGCCGTTTATGGATTTATTATTGCGGCAATTGTCATTCTAGTGACTGGAACTTTCCTTACGATTACAGGTGATCGAATTGCTGTGATTACAGGGCTTGGTTCTAGCTTTGTCGGTAGCTTTCTCATTGCAGCTACAACATCGTTACCTGAAGCTATCGCAGTTTTAATTGCAATTCAGTTAAGAAATTATAATTTAGCGATTGGATCAATATTAGGAAGTAATCTTTTTAACATGGTCATCTTAGTAGGTACAGATGTTTTATATCAGCAAGGTGGCGTTCTTTCCTTTGTATCACCTGTCAATCAAATTACGGCTGCAGCTGTTTCTGTACTTTCAGTGATTATTCTCTATTCACTTCTAAGAAAAAACTATCATTCAGCTACAACGTACACATTCCCATCCGTGTTACTAATTATCATTTATTTCGTATCATCGTATTTAATATTCGTTCACTAA
- a CDS encoding HD domain-containing protein codes for MRNVTLLEIYSHPVTQKYVKRSGLAHAISTAYHAQKLSKKYDVNPDLATKAAFLHDIGHYTWYKNGQWDFELYKENDIHAIKGAERAHKLLVRLGEDPRKAKQIALAILLHTDSYLPNGQLELNSLQKVVALADELDEEPNGDHHYRQISNEKALQQIQHLDSLVDASVSEHLFRRSV; via the coding sequence ATGAGAAATGTAACATTGCTAGAAATTTACAGTCACCCAGTTACTCAAAAATATGTAAAGCGTTCAGGTTTAGCGCACGCCATCTCGACTGCTTATCATGCTCAAAAGCTTTCAAAAAAATATGACGTCAATCCTGACTTAGCAACCAAAGCCGCCTTTCTTCATGACATCGGACACTATACTTGGTATAAAAATGGTCAATGGGATTTTGAACTTTATAAAGAAAATGACATACATGCCATCAAAGGTGCAGAGCGTGCTCACAAATTGTTAGTACGACTAGGTGAAGATCCACGGAAAGCGAAGCAAATTGCATTAGCGATATTACTTCATACGGATTCTTATTTGCCAAACGGTCAGTTAGAACTGAATAGTTTACAAAAAGTTGTCGCTCTTGCTGATGAGTTAGATGAGGAACCGAACGGCGATCATCATTATCGGCAAATAAGTAATGAAAAAGCATTACAACAAATTCAACATCTCGATTCGTTAGTGGATGCTAGCGTTTCAGAGCATCTATTTCGCAGGTCGGTTTAA
- a CDS encoding peroxiredoxin family protein, with protein MQLRKNAMYSSFLFLLLFVVAFLYEGSNHIFRQVEVAVAASSKVGAFENEKAPNFELLNLEGKKVSLEDFRGQKVILNFFATWCPPCQEEMPLLVEIDEKLQNQNIVMLGVNMTSQERNANAVRSFLSYYKAEYDVVYDVDGKVMKDYRIMGIPTTFIIDEQGIVEKRINGMVTPNHVPLLLGKE; from the coding sequence ATGCAACTTCGGAAAAATGCCATGTATAGTTCTTTCCTTTTTTTACTTTTGTTTGTTGTTGCCTTTTTATATGAAGGGTCCAACCATATTTTTAGACAAGTAGAAGTGGCAGTAGCAGCCAGTTCAAAAGTCGGTGCATTTGAGAACGAGAAAGCTCCTAACTTTGAATTATTAAATTTAGAAGGAAAAAAAGTTTCTTTAGAAGACTTTCGTGGCCAAAAAGTTATTCTCAACTTTTTTGCAACATGGTGTCCTCCATGTCAAGAGGAGATGCCTTTATTAGTAGAGATAGATGAAAAATTACAAAATCAAAACATCGTGATGCTCGGTGTTAATATGACGAGTCAGGAACGTAATGCGAATGCCGTTCGTTCATTCTTGTCTTATTACAAAGCAGAATATGATGTGGTCTATGATGTTGATGGTAAAGTGATGAAAGATTATCGAATCATGGGGATTCCGACAACTTTTATAATCGATGAACAAGGAATCGTTGAAAAGAGAATTAATGGAATGGTAACACCTAATCATGTACCGCTTTTGTTAGGAAAAGAATAA
- a CDS encoding GNAT family N-acetyltransferase: MNWYKKLNQYFPIEEMKSKEHMELLLAEKSEIYFKDESEDHVLMYVEMDDFVFIDYLFVSKNARGKGTGKKLIDKLKNKGKPIILEVEPIDYEDTDTQKRQRFYAREGFKHAEAIGYRRRSLATNKINELEILYWSPTNESEESIYEKMKKTYETIHTYKDKQLYGESYSPVDDVLTFEEDVVEQQDQI, from the coding sequence GTGAATTGGTATAAAAAACTCAATCAGTATTTTCCAATTGAAGAAATGAAATCAAAAGAACACATGGAATTGCTTTTAGCCGAAAAGTCAGAAATATATTTCAAAGATGAAAGTGAAGATCACGTGTTAATGTATGTTGAAATGGACGACTTTGTTTTTATCGACTACTTGTTCGTATCAAAAAATGCAAGGGGAAAAGGAACAGGAAAAAAATTAATTGATAAATTGAAAAACAAAGGAAAACCGATTATTCTAGAAGTAGAACCAATTGATTATGAAGATACAGATACACAAAAAAGACAACGGTTTTATGCAAGAGAAGGCTTTAAACATGCCGAAGCAATTGGTTATCGTAGACGGTCGCTTGCAACAAACAAAATTAACGAACTAGAAATTTTGTATTGGTCGCCAACGAACGAATCAGAAGAAAGCATTTATGAAAAGATGAAAAAAACATACGAAACGATTCACACTTACAAAGATAAACAGTTATATGGAGAGTCTTACAGTCCTGTTGATGATGTATTAACGTTTGAGGAAGATGTTGTAGAACAACAAGATCAAATCTAA
- the trpS gene encoding tryptophan--tRNA ligase, translating into MKIAFSGIQPSGTLTLGNYLGAMKHFVDMQDDYHCYFCIVDQHAITVPQDKTELRKNIKSLAALYIAAGIDPEKSTLFIQSEVPAHAQLGWMMQCVSYIGELERMTQFKDKSDGKEAVSAALLTYPPLMAADILLYQTDVVPVGEDQKQHIELTRDLAERFNKKYNDIFTIPEAQIPKVGARIMSLTDPAKKMSKSSPNPKSFISMLDDEKTIIKKMKSAVTDSDNSVHYDKENKPALANLMSIYSLCSGKSYDEITSMYEGKGYGQFKEDLAHVVVETLNPIRERYEELINSTELDEILDNGAEKANRAATKMVVKAERAMGLGRKKR; encoded by the coding sequence ATGAAAATTGCTTTCTCAGGCATTCAACCAAGTGGAACTCTAACGTTAGGTAACTATTTAGGGGCAATGAAACATTTTGTTGATATGCAAGACGACTATCATTGTTATTTTTGTATTGTAGATCAACATGCCATTACGGTTCCTCAAGATAAAACGGAATTACGAAAAAACATTAAAAGTTTAGCTGCTCTATATATTGCAGCTGGTATTGATCCAGAAAAATCAACGCTTTTTATTCAGTCTGAAGTACCTGCACATGCTCAGTTAGGTTGGATGATGCAATGTGTATCATACATAGGTGAACTAGAAAGAATGACTCAATTTAAAGATAAATCTGACGGGAAAGAAGCTGTCTCAGCTGCACTTCTGACATATCCCCCACTAATGGCTGCAGACATTCTCCTTTATCAAACAGATGTTGTCCCAGTTGGAGAAGATCAAAAACAGCATATTGAGTTAACCCGAGATTTAGCTGAACGATTTAATAAAAAGTACAACGACATTTTCACAATTCCAGAAGCACAAATTCCGAAAGTCGGCGCAAGAATTATGTCATTGACTGATCCAGCTAAAAAAATGAGTAAATCAAGCCCTAACCCGAAAAGTTTTATCTCGATGCTTGACGATGAAAAAACAATCATTAAGAAAATGAAGAGTGCAGTTACTGACTCTGACAATTCTGTTCATTATGACAAAGAGAATAAACCTGCGCTTGCAAACTTAATGTCTATTTATTCATTATGCTCAGGAAAGTCGTATGATGAAATTACATCAATGTACGAAGGAAAAGGATATGGTCAATTTAAAGAAGACTTGGCCCACGTTGTCGTTGAAACGCTCAACCCGATCCGTGAACGGTACGAAGAGTTAATCAATTCTACTGAGCTAGACGAAATCCTTGACAATGGTGCTGAAAAAGCAAATCGTGCGGCAACTAAAATGGTGGTAAAAGCAGAACGAGCAATGGGATTAGGAAGAAAAAAACGTTAA
- a CDS encoding MGDG synthase family glycosyltransferase, giving the protein MKARPLIFSASIGQGHQQAAKALYNELEEKGYYPKIIDTFYKLSPLLHHCMVKSYLNLLKLGPAVWRKIYFNAEKHPYFLYIDRFSTLFTERLHRLIAEEENVPFIISTNQFVTPFLTTVKKKKNINIPIYYVITDFLLHPAYLREEIDRYFTADPTSLHFAKKNNFPTDRFSLTGIPVPRHPAFSTTKSKSRENLQLDEHKKVVLIAGGGFGLTKYAKVIHALEQCKEELLIICMTGTNSKAAKKLNNYKSKHSIKVIPFTDRFLEYLRASDVVISKSGGLTMSEALICETPIIIYKPVPGHEEHNAQYLVEKGAAVKVQHDEELPFIIKKVLFQKKISDEMRYSARKIKKPTAAEEIIEEIILALEQKQQAVR; this is encoded by the coding sequence ATGAAGGCCAGACCATTAATTTTTTCTGCATCGATTGGACAAGGTCATCAACAAGCAGCAAAAGCATTGTATAACGAGCTTGAGGAGAAAGGATATTATCCAAAGATTATCGATACGTTTTATAAACTAAGTCCTTTACTTCATCACTGTATGGTAAAAAGCTATTTAAATTTGCTTAAATTAGGCCCTGCTGTTTGGAGAAAAATTTATTTCAACGCTGAAAAACATCCGTATTTCCTATATATTGACCGATTTAGTACATTATTTACGGAACGACTTCATAGACTGATTGCAGAAGAAGAGAATGTCCCATTTATTATTTCGACAAATCAATTTGTCACACCTTTTCTTACAACTGTGAAAAAGAAGAAAAACATTAATATTCCAATCTATTATGTTATAACTGATTTTTTATTACATCCCGCTTATTTACGGGAAGAAATTGATCGTTACTTTACGGCAGATCCGACTTCATTACACTTTGCCAAAAAGAACAACTTCCCAACCGACCGATTTAGTTTGACGGGTATCCCTGTTCCACGACACCCAGCTTTTTCAACTACGAAATCGAAAAGTCGAGAAAATCTACAATTAGATGAGCATAAAAAGGTTGTTCTCATTGCTGGAGGAGGTTTTGGTCTTACAAAGTATGCTAAGGTCATTCATGCCTTAGAACAGTGTAAGGAAGAACTACTGATTATTTGTATGACGGGAACGAATTCAAAGGCAGCTAAAAAATTAAATAATTATAAAAGTAAACATTCCATAAAAGTAATTCCTTTTACCGACCGTTTTCTAGAATATTTACGAGCAAGTGATGTTGTTATATCAAAGTCTGGTGGCTTAACCATGTCAGAAGCACTTATTTGTGAAACACCTATTATCATTTACAAACCTGTCCCTGGCCATGAAGAGCATAATGCACAATATCTAGTTGAAAAGGGAGCGGCTGTAAAAGTTCAGCACGATGAAGAATTACCTTTCATCATAAAAAAAGTACTATTCCAGAAGAAGATAAGCGATGAAATGAGATATTCTGCTAGAAAGATCAAAAAACCGACAGCTGCTGAAGAAATTATTGAGGAAATTATTTTAGCTTTGGAACAAAAACAACAGGCGGTTAGATAG
- a CDS encoding putative glycoside hydrolase: MGKKMVMLLFIQTIMFTLFVSAHEVSAEATEEKNVQYHSAKEVTKKDLEVPARMARFIFDSGYTFEYPDAVRGIYVTGNSAGGERMESLLELVNSTELNAMVIDIKDDHGYLTYRPEEGSPYYNISQNFIHNPENLMKTLEEKQVYPIARIVVFKDTVLAEKTPEWSFQTKDGKVWKNNRGEAFVNPFLKEVWDYNVAIAEKAAKMGFKEIQFDYVRFPEGFERRDEDLKYSVGKYEKSDQDNVQRRVTAVTDFVAYAREQLAQYDVDVSVDIFGYAATISEAPGIGQNFAKISENVDVISSMIYPSHWTSYFGIDKPDLYPYELVDAYAKVENELLGGLETPPVSRPWIQDFTASWLGAGNFKQYGKEEVEAQIKALKDNGINEYLLWNASNRYTPGVNYTP; encoded by the coding sequence ATGGGGAAAAAAATGGTGATGTTACTTTTCATTCAAACGATAATGTTTACTTTGTTCGTATCAGCACATGAAGTGAGTGCTGAAGCAACCGAGGAAAAAAACGTACAATACCATTCAGCTAAGGAAGTAACTAAAAAGGACCTAGAAGTTCCAGCACGAATGGCACGCTTTATTTTTGACTCAGGTTATACGTTTGAATACCCCGATGCAGTAAGGGGAATTTATGTTACTGGGAATTCTGCTGGCGGTGAGAGGATGGAAAGTTTATTAGAGTTAGTCAACTCGACTGAACTCAACGCGATGGTTATTGATATTAAAGATGACCACGGGTATTTAACATATCGTCCTGAGGAAGGCTCGCCATATTATAACATTTCACAAAACTTTATTCACAATCCAGAAAATTTAATGAAAACATTGGAAGAAAAGCAAGTATATCCAATTGCTCGTATCGTTGTATTTAAAGATACAGTATTAGCGGAAAAGACCCCAGAATGGTCATTTCAAACGAAGGATGGTAAAGTTTGGAAGAATAACCGAGGAGAAGCGTTTGTTAATCCATTTTTAAAAGAAGTTTGGGATTATAACGTAGCTATTGCTGAAAAAGCAGCTAAAATGGGCTTTAAAGAAATTCAATTTGATTATGTTCGCTTTCCAGAAGGTTTTGAACGAAGAGATGAAGATCTAAAGTATAGTGTTGGAAAGTATGAAAAGAGCGATCAAGATAATGTTCAGCGGCGTGTCACAGCTGTAACAGACTTTGTTGCCTATGCAAGAGAACAATTAGCTCAATATGATGTCGATGTATCCGTAGATATTTTTGGTTATGCAGCGACAATTTCAGAAGCTCCAGGAATTGGGCAAAATTTTGCAAAGATATCTGAAAATGTAGATGTAATATCTTCTATGATCTATCCGAGTCATTGGACGTCCTATTTTGGAATTGATAAACCTGACTTATATCCGTATGAGCTCGTTGATGCTTACGCAAAAGTTGAAAACGAATTGTTAGGTGGATTAGAAACTCCACCAGTATCAAGACCATGGATACAAGATTTTACAGCGAGCTGGTTAGGAGCAGGAAACTTTAAGCAATATGGCAAAGAAGAGGTAGAAGCACAGATCAAAGCATTAAAAGACAATGGGATTAATGAATACCTTCTTTGGAATGCGAGTAATCGATATACTCCTGGGGTAAACTACACACCATAA
- a CDS encoding excisionase family DNA-binding protein: MYITVEELAEYLILPSEYLYDQIRKGNLKAVFDGSQYLLNKDQFKWHKHQLDLKLEELRRDALEEIPEDIDVKDED; encoded by the coding sequence ATGTATATTACAGTTGAGGAATTAGCAGAGTATTTAATTTTACCATCAGAATATCTCTATGACCAAATTCGAAAAGGAAATCTAAAAGCCGTTTTTGACGGTTCGCAATATTTATTGAATAAAGATCAATTCAAATGGCATAAACATCAGCTTGACCTTAAGTTGGAGGAATTGAGAAGAGACGCATTGGAAGAGATTCCAGAAGATATTGATGTTAAAGACGAGGATTAA
- a CDS encoding DUF3603 family protein: protein MVHIRDVWINWFEGEENGYNVCDFYEWRTDDRIEVLDQAIVVKVSKKLFSYIENNLADLPETLLEDVHRKSYLRKNMSRIQLDYCFIATDGERIIAVDTIGYKTPIRKSRLTPRQEQIVLELIETEQMEIYELEEYEYEYEKEYHILSPSPEEMRGLTRKERQLKQLLFMALDQLYSTGNAAEIRYWYTEWEPTKYMEIQAMNFEEVWNGLFEEVRHSWSNRHYHLCEAIVKGQPFFEKLWELEHGESVK from the coding sequence TTGGTCCACATTCGGGATGTTTGGATTAATTGGTTCGAAGGTGAAGAAAATGGTTACAATGTGTGTGATTTTTATGAATGGAGAACTGATGACCGGATCGAAGTATTAGACCAAGCCATTGTTGTGAAAGTTTCGAAAAAGCTCTTTAGTTATATTGAAAATAATCTAGCAGACTTACCAGAAACCTTATTAGAAGATGTACATCGTAAAAGTTATTTAAGAAAAAACATGTCACGTATTCAGTTAGACTATTGCTTTATTGCAACGGATGGTGAACGTATTATTGCGGTCGATACGATTGGGTACAAAACACCGATTCGTAAAAGTAGATTAACACCGAGACAAGAGCAAATTGTTCTCGAATTAATTGAGACAGAGCAGATGGAAATATACGAACTTGAAGAATACGAATATGAATATGAAAAGGAATACCATATATTATCACCTAGCCCAGAAGAGATGCGAGGACTAACAAGAAAAGAACGACAATTAAAGCAGTTACTCTTTATGGCACTCGACCAGCTATACTCCACAGGAAATGCAGCAGAAATTCGTTACTGGTACACAGAGTGGGAGCCAACGAAGTATATGGAAATTCAAGCGATGAATTTTGAAGAGGTTTGGAATGGTCTTTTTGAAGAAGTGAGACACAGCTGGTCAAATCGACATTATCATCTATGTGAAGCCATCGTAAAAGGACAACCTTTCTTTGAGAAACTGTGGGAATTAGAACATGGCGAAAGCGTAAAGTAA
- a CDS encoding DUF2268 domain-containing protein gives MGTVATDRWIKGFIEEASQTSFVHQKWNIHLRTIIQPVSRHFHKMPLYALHRSLLEQGLFSPDQDVSSIYSRMKKLKMWAYVQKVYSELKNEWEGPAVKIIILPANEENEVIMDRLGGKMGIGFMDKVILFVTTKTTHFDLRTLLTHEYNHSCRLMQLQKAENELTLLDSLIVEGMAEYAVKERCGERALGKWHHRFSKEELQSLWERLYKERMFVKGKHYHRPFLFGSESIGIPLWSGYALGFEIVRSMMEHQNYSIQKLLSLQSETILKQSAFKD, from the coding sequence ATGGGAACAGTTGCTACTGATCGATGGATCAAAGGCTTTATTGAAGAAGCAAGTCAAACGTCTTTCGTACATCAAAAGTGGAATATACATTTAAGGACAATCATCCAGCCTGTTTCGCGCCATTTTCATAAAATGCCTCTTTACGCTCTTCATCGATCATTACTTGAACAGGGACTCTTTTCTCCAGATCAAGATGTGAGTTCGATTTATAGCCGTATGAAAAAATTAAAAATGTGGGCATATGTTCAAAAGGTATATAGTGAATTAAAAAATGAATGGGAAGGACCAGCAGTTAAAATTATAATTTTACCAGCAAATGAAGAAAATGAAGTGATTATGGATCGTTTAGGTGGAAAGATGGGCATCGGTTTTATGGATAAAGTGATATTGTTTGTAACCACGAAAACGACTCATTTTGATTTAAGAACTTTATTAACGCATGAATACAATCACAGTTGCAGGCTTATGCAATTACAAAAGGCTGAAAATGAACTAACGTTACTCGATTCACTTATTGTCGAAGGAATGGCTGAATATGCAGTGAAAGAAAGGTGTGGTGAGCGAGCTCTCGGAAAATGGCATCATCGTTTTTCAAAAGAAGAATTGCAATCTTTATGGGAGAGGTTGTATAAAGAAAGAATGTTTGTAAAAGGGAAGCATTATCATCGGCCTTTTTTATTTGGAAGTGAGTCTATTGGAATTCCATTATGGTCTGGATATGCGCTAGGTTTTGAAATTGTTCGCTCGATGATGGAACACCAAAATTACAGTATACAAAAGTTACTTTCACTTCAGTCAGAAACTATATTAAAACAATCAGCATTCAAAGACTAA